The Pelodiscus sinensis isolate JC-2024 chromosome 24, ASM4963464v1, whole genome shotgun sequence genomic interval ccacgctctaagtcctcctctgatgccctgccggcactgctttcggacatccttaagcctggttcagggtccacttaatgtggacatgctagttcgaattagcaaaacactaattcgaactagttttttagtctggatccattcgaattaactaattcaaactaagttagttcgtttaacgttgtagtgtagacgtacccttagtgatggAACTGTCTAGAAATAAGTACTTGTATATCTCTAGCCTTAAAATACAGtacctttgggtacgtctacactacagcgctagttcgaactaacttagttcgaattagttaattcgaactaagctagttcgaactaacgcatctagaactaaaaactagttcgaactagcgttttgctagttcgaactagtaagtccacattgagtggactctgaacagggcttaaggatggccggaagcagtgccggcagggcataaaaggaggacttagagcatggagatactgtctcaggctagccgagggctgcgcttaaagggtcccgacccccaccccggacacacagttctaaggggtgccccgcttgcaaagaagttctggcttggagtgccctgagtgcccacactgggcacatcacaccactcggccatcagcccggctgcacttgccgcaggctgccatctggggagagggagtaattggggggctgcaggagagcttccacccccagaagcccgcagagccagcccagtcctccccatcgggggctcgtaccccattcctccctcacctccttccacttgcccttccctagccccccttcttcttgatgtacaaaataaagataacgtttcttccaacattgactctgtctttattgaaaaaaactgggggagactgggaaaaggaggtgggagaggggaagagaaaggctgggagaggggagggcaactaacatgatcaggggttgggaacaggtcccagatgaagagaggctacagagactgggactgttcagcttagaaaagaggaaacggaggggggacaggatagaagtctgtaaaagcaggggttgggtggagagggtgcattcagaaaagttcttcctgagatcccataaagaaggactagaggacaccaaaggaaaggaatgggtagcaggcttgaaactagtaagagaaagttgttcttgacaaagcaaatagttaacctgtggaactccttgctgcaggaggctgtgaaggctacaactagaacagagtttaaagggaagtgagatcaagtcatggaggttgggtccatggagtcctattagccagagggtaggagtggtgtccctgcccaaagtttgtggaaggctggagagggatggcacgagacaaatggcttggtcattgtcttcggtccatcccctccagggtccctagggttggccgctgtgggcagacaggctactgggctagatggacctttggtctgacccaggacggccattgtaagctcagggctcagtgtcgggggtctcagtggacccccttgattttcatgcacacctggtcctgggtggccaggctggcagctctcctgccctagacggccactttcctgtgcctagtgcggagatcgtggacaaggtccacgatgtccgcactagcccaggaaggtgcccgcctcttgcggtccagggcaagctcccgggagccgccagcctggtcccggcaagagggggtgggctggggggcatcgggtgggtggctctgtgccgtgccaggtgcagggtctgctagctgggtgctggcaggcttgcacctggcacgggcaccgtagccagcccgtgcccctttaagaggtccggggccgggaggggggcatagagtttccctggtgttggccagagtggccaccagggaaacctggggagggctagcctcccactagttcgaactaaagggctacacagcccttagttcgaactagctagttcgaactaggcgttagtcctcgtaaaatgaggtttacctagttcgaactaagcgctccgctagttcgattcaaattcgaactagcggagcgctagtgtagcgcataggaaagttagttcgaactaacgtccgttagttcgaactaactttctagtgtagacataccctttggtatTGTCCAAGGTGTAGGTGTCACATTATTGTCTGTGCAAACTATCCTGTGTATTGAAACAAACCTGTGTAACCTTGCACTGCTTTCCTTTATTATTCTGTGCATAATAAAGTTAACAAGAGTTGATCTGAGGTGTTTTTACTGGCTCCTCTCATATCCAAAAGCCGAACCACATGACATAGGCAAACTGGGCTTCTTATGGCAAATTCCAGCGGAATCCATTCCCGTCCTGATGCTCAATCCATGAGAGAGACATCAGACTCGCACACTACCTAGGCTGTGAATCTGTCTGTGCTGAGACATGGGGCGTGGATCTATCTAGGAGCTTTGGGACTATGAGACTTTCGTATCTTTGCAGGTAACTTTAATACAATTGATACAAGACAATGGAGCTTGTTCTTGTGATGGTTGATGTGACTTGCCTGTGGCTCCTTGTGTCCCTATGGGCTCTAGAGTTAAGGCAAACAGAAAGAACTTTGTTGAACTTGAGAGTGTAATGGCCAACGCCAAATGAAGCCACCAGTTCTGAAATGCCAGGCGAGGAGCCTGGGAGATTTACTGGGGTCTTTCTCTGTGTGATTTCTTGTGAGAGGCTCAGGCAGCATTCATGTGCTCTAGCTGTGTCTGGAGTGTCACCTGCCATCATACTGAGTGATAAGAATTTCTGTAGGGGGTTGCTGCTCGTGCATTGTGAGAGACAGCTTGGGCTGAAGAGTTAAGGGGGCATAGTCGTATCCCAGCTCCAAGTTGTACCCCAGGGGTCCCATCTCGCTGTGGAACAAGGACTGTTTGTGTCGTTAGACACCAGTGAGGGTGTATAATATCGATCAGGATCTTCGGGGTTGGTTCTCCCAAGGAAGAGCTGACTCCTTTGCATGTGAAGAGAATAGAAGTCTCAGAGCCCACAGACAGATCGGGACAAAAGCTGGGTTCACTTTCTGAGACTGCACCACTGTGCTGGGATTCTCACGACACCATAGGCTGCATGGAAGCAAATCAGTTCATTTATTGGGATACAAAGCCAGACCAGGTTTTGGACAGAGGGAAATACCCAAATGACACAAGCACCAGAGGGGAGGAGTCACAAGAGTAGAGGTTAATGCTAGTTTTGCTCGGAAGCCACAAATCTCTATACAGCGCTAATCTCTGCCGTGCATCCCTGGAGTCTGGACTTAGATGGTCAGACCTTGGTTCCTAAGGCCAGGCTCCATTTCAATAGGGTCCTTGTCTCAGCAGGGGTTTCAATACCACATAGCCCTTAATCTGATACTGCAAAGCGCCCCAGCTCAGGACAGATGGAGACAACTGCGAACCAGCGCTGGCAGCCCGCACAGCGTCCGTCGCGGTGGCCAGGTCCCACATATACACGTCAGTAAGTTCCCCTACAAATGACTGTGAGGCATCAAACCCACCCCCAAAGgagtcctgctcctgccccaggacAATCACACCCTGGTTGCTGATGGAGTAGCCTTTCTGCAGCCCCTTCCTAGGTAAGGGATTCCAGTTCACCCAGAGCTCGGCTATGCCGGTGGCAGATTCCCAGCTGGCACAGACGTGCTCCCAGCCTTTTCTTGTGCCTGAGCTTTCTGGGAATGTGAAGACCACCCATTTCCCCCCAACAGTCAGCGAGAGCACCCcaggtttctctttgaagaggAGGATCTCATTGTCCTTGGTCCTGGTCGCATAGGAGAAGAGGCTGTAGGGCCGGGTCAGGTCTGTAAAGTATCTGAGACACACAGTGAAGTTCTGAAGGGGACCGTTGTGATTCATGTTCAGGATCACGTGGGCATCAGCAGATTCCTTGGGAAAAACAAAGACTTGTCCTTCGAGATCTGTGTGGGGACGTGAAAGGCAACGGCTGAGATCTCATCATGCCAACAGGTTCTTATTAATGCAACTTTCTAATGTTCCCCAGCAGCTAGATACTCCAGCCCTGGGCCTCCGCCTGCTTCCCAGCCCTGGGACTGTACTCAGCTCTGTAAGACAGGATTCCCACATTTCTAATTGCAGAAAACTGAAACTCCCTtttcctgccccacctcagcccttccccagggcccaCCCACATTCACTCTATCCCTGTCCCCACACActgttgctccctctccccagcctcacccATTTTCACCAGGccaaggcaggaggttgggatgcgGGAGGTGAGAGGGCTCTGGCAGCATGTGCAGgctctagggcagggctgggcatgaaggatttggggtacagaagggagctccaggctgggactgaaagttcagagtgtgggaggcgGCTCCTTACAAGAGCAGAGGGTTGGAGCATAGGAGAGTGTACGGACTCTGTGCCAGGGATGTCAGCTCAGGGATGGTATTTGAAATGAGGGGTTCATGGTCCAGAAAGgagctctgagctggggcaggggattctgGTGAGAGAGGGGGCGTGAGCTCCACGGGGAAATTTTTTATGTACAGGATGAGGttcagggctggagctgagggttTAAGAATGTGGGAGGGTTGTAGGGTTTAGGAGGAGGTTGAGGGAgctcagggagctcagggctggggcaggaagctgAAGAGTAGGAATTGGTTGGGGGTGCATTTCCAGAGGTGCTTCAGACATCTCTCAAGAAGTGGTACctgcattttttttccccagaaaattTTCCTggcactttttttggggggagtgggtcctgtatttttggtgaaactaACTGGAAAACTGCATCTAACGGGCAGCCTCCTCCCACTCGGCTACGGGAGCAGATGCCCGGGGACAGGATGTGTTTATAAGAAACACACTCATGGGGAGCAGAGACCCGAGGGTCATAGTGGAGCCTCCGTTGCCAGCCATGTTCAAATCAAGAGTGGAAGTTTTCTCAAAGCTCTGCTCTCAAACTTAGTCTGGGGCAGGTCTCTCCTGTGCTAATCAGGGCGATTGAGTCTTGGAATCTACGCAGCCAGCCGGGCTCACTTCCTGCCCCTCACTAGCAGAGGGAGGAGTGTGGAAAGGGCGTGCAGAGGCCAGACACATCAAGGGACACACACATCGTCCAAAGCCCCCCAGGCATAGGCAGGACTGCCAACAGCTACACACCAAAATCTATGAGCTGCAGCCCCGAAATCAGGCGCTTTAGCGGAAGGGTTACCCTGCGTTTTGGTCTGTCCGCCCTGCCATCCCTGTGTGTGGGTCACAGTCAATTCTATCCCCTCTCCTAAATCTACATGGCCCCAGCAgctccccccaggcctgcccatcccctgcccagtAATTAACACTGTCCCCCAATCTCTCCTCTCAGTGTAGGCCCCGCCCCACTTTTGCTCCTCCTGGGTCTCTGCAGCCCCCTCTCCAGACCTGGATGCCCCTtccctggcaggctgggggagcCTCGTGGGGATTTTACACCCTTCTGCCCTTCCCTGGAAGGGACAATCATGGCCCAAGTCAGTGGTATAATCCCATCCCCCAATGGCTCTCAGCAGGGGAGGCGGCAGAGGAGTCCTGAGCTGCTGGGGCCtgttctcttctctctcccccactgtgAGGATGGCTTTGGGTCGTCatgccagggagctctggctgtAGAATCTGTGATTGGTTCGTCTGCCATGGGAGGTGGCAAGTAAGACACGCAGCCAATCAGAGGGCTCCAGTTTTTTAGAGCATCTCATGTAATGGTCTGATGGCTCCAGCCCGACCAATCCCGTCTGTGAGAACATGGCGGGAGCTGGCGGTGCTTTGCAGGGGAGCCAGATTTGGTGACCCAGACGTGCTGCAAacctggggctccccagctggaggTGTTTGCACAGGGCTCCCTCACACCCCCACTGCACACAGCCCCACCAATGCTTCCCACCAGGACCTGGACAGGGCGCGGCTGCCATCCCTAAGAATGGCCAGTGCACCGCACCCTGAAGCCTGGCACCAGACTCGGAGCAGGGCTGTAGCCACAGCTGGGGTGTTTCTGACTGGGCCCAGTGTCCTTGGCAATGTGAGGCAGCCATTCAGTTACCCCTGGAGTCCACGCTCAGCTGGGTCATTCTCTGCCCAGCCAGGCCTTGTCCCCCAGCACAGCCAGCGCTGCCCCTACCTGTCTCGGCGATGGCTCCTGAGAGGCCAGCGAGGACGAGGAGCCACAGTTGCAGCTTCACCATGTTTTTCACCTGCAGAGAGAGCGGAATGACAAGAAGGGAGGTGGGAGGCTGCTCTGCCCGAAACCTTCGCTCATGCAATGCCAGTCTGCAGGCGCGGGGGCCTGATTTATCCCTGAGGGAAGGTGGGAGGAGAAATGTGCTCAGGCAATCCCGTTCCATGGGAGGTGTCTGGAATTCCCCTTCGGATCTTGTGCTCATGTCACCATCCTGCAGCTGTTGTTTCTTCCTGTGCAGGGCAGATGTCTGTGCACCCAGAATTTCCCATTTTCAGAGACACTTCCTGTGACAGGTTGGAACACAGGGGTCATCTCAGGGTTGTCACCCAGTGTGCTGTTCATGCCACTGAGCTTACCTGCCTATCATGTGGTGTGCCCCTCTACCCTGTTCTGCTGGACCAGATGCTCTGGCCTTCCCCAGAGAAGGCACAGAGAGGATAACAACTCCCCAGCTAAATAACAAACACCAAACAAGCTCAGCTTTGGGAGAGTTCACGTACAGAGACTTGCCAGAATCCAAAAGTTCAAACTTCAAAAGGGACCTAAATCATTCTTATTTTGTATAcatgttttacacagagaaagctcataagttcactctctttatcaatgaaagagagagatgcacagtggttgtttCCTCTCAGGtaccaattatttacactggatttgATAATAAACAAGTGTTTTCATTAAGCATAAAAAGTGGGATTAAAGtgaagtgaaaacagatcaaagtaaattactacgGCCATGTCTCTACTAACGTGGAAGTTTGAAGTAAGATACAGAACTCCAGGTGTATTAATTGTGTAGCAGGAGTCACAGTACCTTAATCCGAACTTTGGCGCCATTTCCACAGCGGGAGTCTGATCGGAGAAACATTCCTGTTCAATTCCATTACTTCTTGCGTTATGAGGAGTACCATTGTCAAGAAGGGCACCCGCAATGTTCCATATagctggtctttactagacccgctaaattgcactctggaagatcaactggAAAAGCTATTGCCAGTATTACAGGAGTCCCACAACTAAATCAATTGGAGGGACTATATCAGGGAAAGGAGAACGTGTATGGGCAGGTAAAAAGAAGCCCTCTCTTTGTTCCTCCTCCCAAGAAAAATGTACAAATGAAACGGTATAAAATGGCCCCTGATGCTAAAGGAGGAATCCAAGGTATTCTCGATGAGCTAGAAAGTGAAGGAATTGTTGCAAAGCAGCAGGCAGAATGTGACAGCCCTATCTGGCTGGTGCAAAAGCCAGATGATACCTGGAGATTGACAGTGGACTTTAGAAGCCTTAATGAGCAAACCCAGCACACTGACTCATGGGCTGTAGCAAACGGGTTGGTAGTCTGGGCTCCGGAGCGGCAGGCTGCTGGATGGAGCAGGCACAATCGCCTGATTTGGGGGGCAGAGATATAGGAACACCTAGCACAACATGCTGGAAACCTATCCATTGAAATTGGACATATGGATGCCCACAGCATAGGCACTGAGCCTTGGAAGTTTAATAATCAAGCTGACAAGGCTGCTCAGATCCATGCCATTACAATTGGCACTCAAACCCAGGACATATTAATTAAGTGGGGGCATGAGAAGATAGGGCACTTGGGAGCGCAGTCCACCTGGCAGTGGCTAAAAGACAAGGGGATTAAGGTATCGGAGCTACATGTACATAACGTACTATGTGTATGTCAGGTGTATGTGGCTGTAATagaacagcagcagcaagctcAGATTCCTATGCGGAAAATATCTTAAAGTAAAATTAATTTTGCCTGGCAAATTGATTACATTGGATGTGTATTCAGGGTGGGTGGAGGTGTGGCCTACCAGCAAAGCTAACACCCACAGTACCTTACTGGGTCTGCAACGAAAGATTTTCTACCAGCACGGGACTCCTAGGGAAACTCAGAGTGATAATGGTTCACATTTTACTGCTGGAGCTGTGCAAGAATGGGCTGCACAGACAGGAATCAAGTGGGTTTTCCGCATACCTTACTACCCCCAGGCTGCTGGAAAGGTGGAACGCAGCAATGGAATTTTAAAGGCTAAGCTGCGCCTGGCCTGTAAGGACCAAAGGAAGGAGTGGGACGACTGCTCGAAGTGGTGTGGCAAATGGATCATAGGTGGATCAAAGGAGGGTCCCCATTTCTAAAGCGCACCCAAGGACAGCAATGAGAAACAACATATGCTCTCCCAGCTGTAAAGCCTGGTTGGGCTGGTAAGCAGGTTATGTACTTAGATATCAAAGCTGCTACATGGAA includes:
- the LOC102456767 gene encoding C-reactive protein-like; this translates as MVKLQLWLLVLAGLSGAIAETDLEGQVFVFPKESADAHVILNMNHNGPLQNFTVCLRYFTDLTRPYSLFSYATRTKDNEILLFKEKPGVLSLTVGGKWVVFTFPESSGTRKGWEHVCASWESATGIAELWVNWNPLPRKGLQKGYSISNQGVIVLGQEQDSFGGGFDASQSFVGELTDVYMWDLATATDAVRAASAGSQLSPSVLSWGALQYQIKGYVVLKPLLRQGPY